A genomic stretch from Helianthus annuus cultivar XRQ/B chromosome 1, HanXRQr2.0-SUNRISE, whole genome shotgun sequence includes:
- the LOC110944459 gene encoding uncharacterized protein LOC110944459, which produces MAHPHRKKKADSVDGSSDKTQEGDDGLKEPEAQKDEASSKIHRAQIWAQIRPSLRAIEDMMNARVKKKINTTKTEKITGAEDDSEDEFYDLERSESDPIPEVLPTDGVSVPTDGSLESSIPWKQELEFLVQGGVPMAVRGELWQAFVGVKARHVKNYYENLLLHDSKNDNSVDHQRSEVDEANNNNSVDVY; this is translated from the exons ATGGCTCATCCACACAGGAAAAAAAAAGCAGATTCAGTTGACGGCAGCTCTGATAAGactcaagaaggagatgatggtTTAAAAGAACCCGAAGCTCAAAAGGATGAAGCTTCTTCAAAAATTCATCGGGCCCAAATATGGGCTCAGATTAGGCCATCACTTCGAGCCATCGAAGATATGATGAATGCCCGTGTTAAGAAAAAGATTAATACCACAAAAACAGAGAAAATTACTGGAGCCGAAGACGACTCTGAAGATGAGTTTTATGATCTGGAGAGATCCGAATCCGACCCGATTCCCGAGGTCTTGCCGACTGATGGCGTCAGTGTCCCAACTGACGGCTCACTGGAATCGTCAATTCCATGGAAACAGGAGTTGGAGTTTCTTGTTCAAGGTGGAGTGCCAATGGCGGTGAGGGGAGAG CTCTGGCAAGCTTTTGTGGGTGTGAAGGCTAGACACGTTAAAAACTATTATGAGAATCTTCTACTTCATGACAGTAAGAATGATAACAGTGTGGACCATCAACGATCAGAAGTAGATGAAGCAAATAATAATAACAGTGTGGACGTCTATTAG